The Fragaria vesca subsp. vesca linkage group LG2, FraVesHawaii_1.0, whole genome shotgun sequence genome includes a window with the following:
- the LOC101310380 gene encoding uncharacterized protein LOC101310380: MAAAPDIDQYNGAVWRSVSKKPPKHYKVSITSFSSLKSTEKYESGEFEAGGYMWKLVLFPNGNKNREVKDHISLYLELGTQEKIKPGKIVTIDYKLFLLNRHKGKKSYLVLEHSNKKENKYCIYGTIVGGLAGFDRFIPLKDFIDASNGYLIDDTCEFGAEVLVSETTRKSKGECFFMNLNSTGDMYKHVWKVTNFSTLDATCHYSLPFTAGNQKYCAWTLRLYPNGDISGKGSHVSLYLGLHNPHELPPGLRILALVTLRILDQINGDRYTTLVEALWFDRRSNWGNHQIVTQKQNARMSMDDSCLIEVEIAIQGLSMPRTSTRRRPWNFKLFN; this comes from the coding sequence ATGGCTGCTGCTCCTGACATTGACCAGTACAATGGCGCAGTCTGGAGATCAGTTTCGAAGAAACCTCCAAAACACTACAAAGTGAGCATAACATCGTTTTCAAGTCTAAAATCAACAGAAAAATATGAATCTGGCGAGTTTGAGGCCGGAGGATACATGTGGAAACTAGTGCTCTTCCCCAATGGAAACAAGAACCGTGAGGTGAAAGATCACATCTCTCTCTACTTGGAGTTGGGTACACAAGAAAAAATAAAACCCGGCAAGATTGTAACAATTGATTACAAGTTGTTTTTACTTAATCGGCACAAGGGGAAAAAGAGCTACCTGGTTCTTGAACATTCGAATAAGAAGGAGAACAAGTACTGTATTTATGGCACCATTGTTGGTGGTCTGGCTGGTTTTGATCGGTTCATCCCTCTCAAAGATTTTATTGATGCATCAAATGGTTATCTCATTGATGACACTTGTGAGTTTGGAGCAGAGGTCTTGGTTTCTGAAACGACGAGAAAAAGCAAAGGAGAGTGTTTCTTCATGAACCTCAACAGTACGGGTGATATGTACAAGCATGTTTGGAAGGTTACTAACTTTTCAACGTTAGACGCTACATGTCATTACTCATTACCATTCACTGCTGGAAACCAAAAGTATTGCGCATGGACTTTGAGGCTTTATCCCAATGGAGATATCAGTGGAAAGGGTAGTCATGTTTCTCTTTATTTGGGTTTGCATAATCCACATGAGCTTCCTCCCGGATTGAGAATACTTGCGCTAGTTACTCTACGCATTTTGGATCAAATCAATGGCGACCGGTATACTACTCTCGTTGAAGCCCTCTGGTTCGATCGGAGGTCTAATTGGGGCAATCACCAAATTGTTACACAAAAACAAAACGCAAGGATGTCAATGGATGATAGTTGCCTAATTGAGGTCGAAATTGCTATTCAAGGACTTTCTATGCCAAGAACTTCTACGCGCCGTCGGCCATGGAATTTTAAGTTATTCAATTAG
- the LOC101296448 gene encoding glutathione S-transferase TCHQD-like: MQLYHHPYSIDSQRVRLALEEKGIDYTSFHLNPVTGKNMNASFFRMNPSATLPVFQNGEHKIFNTIEIIQYVERIASVSTGAENMTFSGREVTGWMHRIQQWNPKYFTLAHIPEKYFRSVSKFLRRVVMARMEESPDLAGAYHSKLQEVYDTEDKLKNSSVMIQDKEHLIRLLDEVEKQLNETTYLVGDEFTMADVMLIPVLARLVLLDLEDEYIGSRPNIAKYWIMVQQRPSYKKVIASHFNGWRKYRTLWKTWCSIHIRSILRRF, encoded by the exons ATGCAGTTATACCACCACCCATATTCAATAGATAGCCAAAGGGTGAGACTTGCTTTGGAAGAAAAAGGCATTGATTACACATCATTCCATCTCAATCCTGTAACCGGCAAGAATATGAATGCCTCATTCTTCAGAATGAATCCAAGTGCAACACTCCCGGTTTTCCAGAACGGCGAACACAAGATTTTCAATACAATCGAGATTATTCA GTATGTAGAAAGAATTGCAAGTGTCTCTACAGGCGCTGAGAACATGACCTTCAGTGGCAGAGAAGTCACTGGATGGATGCACAGAATACAACAATGGAACCCCAAGTATTTCACACTAGCCCACATCCCGGAAAAGTACTTCCGTTCTGTCTCCAAATTCTTGAGGCGGGTGGTGATGGCTCGAATGGAGGAATCTCCTGATTTAGCAGGTGCTTATCACAGTAAGTTGCAAGAAGTATATGACACAGAAGACAAGTTGAAAAACTCAAGCGTTATGATACAAGACAAGGAACATCTAATAAGACTTCTAGATGAAGTTGAGAAACAGCTAAATGAAACAACATATTTAGTAGGGGATGAGTTTACAATGGCAGATGTGATGCTCATTCCGGTGCTAGCACGGTTGGTGCTCTTGGATTTGGAGGACGAGTATATAGGTAGCCGGCCAAACATTGCTAAATACTGGATTATGGTGCAGCAGAGGCCTAGTTATAAGAAAGTGATTGCAAGTCATTTCAATGGCTGGAGGAAGTACAGAACTTTGTGGAAAACCTGGTGCTCTATTCACATCAGAAGCATTCTAAGGAGATTCTGA